Proteins from a genomic interval of Zingiber officinale cultivar Zhangliang chromosome 2A, Zo_v1.1, whole genome shotgun sequence:
- the LOC122043626 gene encoding polyamine oxidase 3-like — MGKRAEELDIDNLLDEIPHLRHRGVLDRPDGAGFCIADELPTSILHGDGASFYQKTDVRQSRSPSAIIIGGGFAGIAAAHALKNAAFQVVLLESRDRIGGRVHTNYSFGFPVDMGAAWLHGVCNENPLASWIGRLGLPIYRTSGDNSVLYDHDLESYALFDGDGHQVPQDLVEKVGKVFETILEEANKLRWSLKD; from the exons ATGGGAAAGAGAGCGGAGGAGCTCGATATCGATAATCTATTGGATGAGATTCCCCATCTTCGTCATCGTGGTGTCCTCGATAGACCCGACGGTGCCGGTTTCTGTATCGCCGATGAGTTGCCGACGTCGATCCTCCATGGGGATGGCG caTCATTCTATCAGAAGACTGATGTAAGGCAATCTCGCTCTCCTTCTGCCATTATCATTGGTGGTGGATTTGCAGGGATTGCAGCTGCTCATGCACTGAAAAATGCAGCTTTTCAG GTTGTGCTTTTAGAATCTCGGGATAGAATTGGTGGTCGAGTTCACACTAACTACTCATTTGGTTTTCCTGTTGACATGGGAGCAGCCTG GTTGCATGGTGTCTGCAACGAGAATCCATTGGCATCTTGGATTGGAAGACTTGGTCTACCAATTTATCGAACTTCTGGTGACAATTCTGTCTTGTATGATCATGACTTGGAGAG CTACGCACTCTTTGATGGTGATGGACATCAAGTGCCTCAAGATCTAGTGGAAAAAGTTGGTAAGGTGTTTGAAACCATTCTGGAAGAG GCTAACAAACTCAG gtggagtttgaaggattag